A single region of the Labrus bergylta chromosome 10, fLabBer1.1, whole genome shotgun sequence genome encodes:
- the tial1 gene encoding nucleolysin TIAR isoform X1 — MDDETHPKTLYVGNLSRDVTEILILQLFAQIGPCKSCKMITEHTSNDPYCFVEFFEHRDAAAALAAMNGRKILGKGVKVNWATTPSSQKKDTSNHFHVFVGDLSPEITTDDVTAAFAPFGKISDSRVVKDLTTGKSKGYGFVSFHNKLDAENAIINMGGQWLGGRQIRTNWATRKPPAPKSAHDDGPKQLRFDDIVNQSCPQNCTVYCGGIQSGLSEHLMRQTFSLFGQIMEIRVFPEKGYSFIRFSTHDSAAHAIVSVNGTTIEGHIVKCFWGKESPDMAKTPQQVEYSQWGQWNHPYGNPQQQFGQYLTNGWQVPSYSMYSQTWNQQGFGVEQSESSAWMGGFGSQSAQTEDPASSVMTNLTNFSMAGYQMQ; from the exons ATGGATGACGAAACTCACCCCAAAACCTT ATATGTGGGAAACCTCTCCAGGGATGTAACAGAAATATTGATACTGCAACTCTTCGCCCAGATAGGGCCCTGCAAAAGCTGCAAAATGATCACAGAG CATACAAGCAATGACCCCTATTGCTTTGTGGAGTTCTTTGAACACAGAGATGCTGCTGCAGCCCTTGCAGCCATGAATGGAAGGAAGATTTTAGGAAAG GGGGTCAAAGTAAACTGGGCCACCACTCCAAGTAGTCAGAAGAAAGACACATCCA atCACTTCCATGTTTTTGTGGGTGATTTGAGCCCTGAGATTACCACTGATGATGTCACGGCTGCATTTGCACCTTTTGGGAAAATCTC TGATTCTCGTGTTGTGAAAGACCTGACCACAGGAAAATCAAAGGGGTATGGATTTGTGTCCTTCCACAACAAACTG GATGCAGAGAATGCTATCATTAACATGGGGGGACAGTGGCTTGGAGGACGCCAAATCAGGACCAACTGGGCAACACGTAAACCACCAGCTCCTAAGAGTGCCCATGACG ATGGCCCAAAGCAGCTGAGGTTTGATGACATTGTAAATCAGTCTTGTCCACAGAACTGTACTGTTTACTGTGGAGGCATCCAGTCAGGACTATCAG AACACCTAATGCGACAGACCTTCTCACTGTTTGGTCAAATAATGGAAATAAGAGTTTTCCCAGAGAAAGGATACTCCTTCATTAG atTTTCCACCCATGACAGTGCTGCACATGCCATTGTTTCAGTCAATGGCACAACCATTGAAGGTCACATAGTGAAGTGCTTCTGGGGAAAAGAATCTCCAGACATGGCAAAAACTCCACAGCAG GTTGAGTACAGTCAATGGGGACAGTGGAACCATCCCTATGGAAATCCACAGCAGCAGTTTGGACAATATCTGACCAATGGGTGGCAAGTTCCCTCCTACAGTATGTACAGCCAGACATGGAACCAGCAAGGATTTGGAGTAGA GCAGTCGGAGTCATCAGCCTGGATGGGAGGCTTTGGATCACAATCAGCCCAGACTGAAGACCCGGCCAGTTCTGTCATGACAAACCTGACCAACTTCAGCATGGCTGGCTACCAAATGCAGTAA
- the tial1 gene encoding nucleolysin TIAR isoform X2: protein MDDETHPKTLYVGNLSRDVTEILILQLFAQIGPCKSCKMITEHTSNDPYCFVEFFEHRDAAAALAAMNGRKILGKGVKVNWATTPSSQKKDTSNHFHVFVGDLSPEITTDDVTAAFAPFGKISDSRVVKDLTTGKSKGYGFVSFHNKLDAENAIINMGGQWLGGRQIRTNWATRKPPAPKSAHDDGPKQLRFDDIVNQSCPQNCTVYCGGIQSGLSEHLMRQTFSLFGQIMEIRVFPEKGYSFIRFSTHDSAAHAIVSVNGTTIEGHIVKCFWGKESPDMAKTPQQVEYSQWGQWNHPYGNPQQQFGQYLTNGWQVPSYSMYSQTWNQQGFGVE, encoded by the exons ATGGATGACGAAACTCACCCCAAAACCTT ATATGTGGGAAACCTCTCCAGGGATGTAACAGAAATATTGATACTGCAACTCTTCGCCCAGATAGGGCCCTGCAAAAGCTGCAAAATGATCACAGAG CATACAAGCAATGACCCCTATTGCTTTGTGGAGTTCTTTGAACACAGAGATGCTGCTGCAGCCCTTGCAGCCATGAATGGAAGGAAGATTTTAGGAAAG GGGGTCAAAGTAAACTGGGCCACCACTCCAAGTAGTCAGAAGAAAGACACATCCA atCACTTCCATGTTTTTGTGGGTGATTTGAGCCCTGAGATTACCACTGATGATGTCACGGCTGCATTTGCACCTTTTGGGAAAATCTC TGATTCTCGTGTTGTGAAAGACCTGACCACAGGAAAATCAAAGGGGTATGGATTTGTGTCCTTCCACAACAAACTG GATGCAGAGAATGCTATCATTAACATGGGGGGACAGTGGCTTGGAGGACGCCAAATCAGGACCAACTGGGCAACACGTAAACCACCAGCTCCTAAGAGTGCCCATGACG ATGGCCCAAAGCAGCTGAGGTTTGATGACATTGTAAATCAGTCTTGTCCACAGAACTGTACTGTTTACTGTGGAGGCATCCAGTCAGGACTATCAG AACACCTAATGCGACAGACCTTCTCACTGTTTGGTCAAATAATGGAAATAAGAGTTTTCCCAGAGAAAGGATACTCCTTCATTAG atTTTCCACCCATGACAGTGCTGCACATGCCATTGTTTCAGTCAATGGCACAACCATTGAAGGTCACATAGTGAAGTGCTTCTGGGGAAAAGAATCTCCAGACATGGCAAAAACTCCACAGCAG GTTGAGTACAGTCAATGGGGACAGTGGAACCATCCCTATGGAAATCCACAGCAGCAGTTTGGACAATATCTGACCAATGGGTGGCAAGTTCCCTCCTACAGTATGTACAGCCAGACATGGAACCAGCAAGGATTTGGAGTAGAGTGA
- the bag3 gene encoding BAG family molecular chaperone regulator 3, translating into MLQDPTPCNMSGMKTPSTLLTMTNNDNDPLPLGWEVKIDPQTGWPFFVDHNNRTTTWNDPRHDTNKVKEVSANGPNIPPEPSPQESQKTVFREMKHPILRPGYIPIPVFHEGTELRQQQDPCYSYIHPSAAQNIWTEGRTPTPGLHCRPRSPLHGPSDSCTPEPGKIGSPGSQTAEVLTPLHHQPQRPNSIGLQAGYIPIPVIHEGGGSQTQTLTQSTPSNYSQRIPFSEHQQPFHHSQKEEWPSYSVAMQPSRERASPVLPPQHRDAHSINLPPHIRSQSPIITQVLGDIPQAQQHVLTRDQLPKIEQEQQSTQQKPDNTQPMPLHPGADVVKPQQFQKLPPEQPQQFHQPQQFQQEPPQTSPQPQHPEQLMQSQQQFQQPHKQEQPQQHADITVQIPLRPEDLDITASPPEVKVEAEQAAQCLIHPGLAKVQQIVERVAKLEQEVKCFAGKKNDKKYLLLEELLTKELLALDSVDPEGRVDVRQARRDGVRRVQNILEELEQLDVQPARPASQTTIEGDNLKGEPSMITKENNELSKEIS; encoded by the exons ATGCTTCAGGATCCGACACCCTGCAACATGAGCGGCATGAAGACACCATCCACGTTGCTGACAATGACAAACAAtgacaacgaccctcttcctcTCGGGTGGGAGGTAAAGATTGACCCTCAGACTGGATGGCCCTTCTTTGTCGATCACAATAATCGCACGACAACCTGGAATGACCCGAGACACGACACAAACAAG GTCAAAGAAGTGTCAGCAAATGGACCCAACATACCACCAGAACCAAGCCCCCAGGAGTCACAGAAGACCGTTTTCAGGGAGATGAAGCATCCCATTCTTCGCCCAGGATATATTCCTATACCTGTCTTCCATGAGGGCACAGAACTAAGGCAGCAACAAGACCCATGTTATTCTTATATCCATCCAAGTGCTGCACAGAATATCTGGACAGAGGGCCGAACACCTACACCAGGGCTCCACTGCAGGCCTAGATCACCGTTACATGGACCTTCAGACAGTTGTACTCCGGAGCCTGGAAAGATTGGCTCACCTGGTTCACAAACAGCAGAG GTTTTAACACCCTTGCATCACCAACCCCAACGGCCCAACAGCATTGGTCTTCAAGCAGGTTACATCCCCATCCCAGTGATCCATGAGGGTGGAGGGagccaaacacaaactctgaCACAGTCTACTCCGTCAAACTACTCTCAACGCATCCCCTTCTCTGAGCACCAGCAGCCCTTCCATCACTCACAGAAAGAAGAATGGCCTAGCTACTCTGTAGCAATGCAGCCTTCTCGGGAAAGGGCTTCTCCAGTACTGCCTCCCCAGCATCGTGATGCTCATTCTATTAACCTTCCACCTCATATTAGAAGCCAGTCACCTATTATAACACAGGTGCTGGGAGACATACCAcag GCTCAGCAGCATGTCCTCACAAGAGACCAGCTACCAAAAATAGAGCAGGAACAACAAAGCACTCAGCAAAAACCTGATAACACGCAGCCCATGCCATTGCACCCGGGAGCTGATGTCGTCAAGCCTCAACAGTTCCAAAAGCTTCCACCTGAGCAACCTCAACAGTTCCACCAACCTCAGCAGTTCCAGCAGGAACCACCTCAGACATCCCCTCAGCCTCAGCATCCTGAACAGTTAATGCAGTCACAGCAGCAGTTCCAGCAGCCCCACAAACAAGAGCAACCACAACAGCATGCAGATATTACAGTTCAAATACCTCTAAGACCAGAAGACCTGGACATAACAGCATCACCCCCAGAGGTGAAGGTAGAGGCTGAACAGGCTGCTCAGTGCCTGATCCATCCAGGCTTGGCTAAGGTACAGCAGATCGTTGAGCGAGTTGCCAAACTGGAGCAAGAGGTTAAATGTTTTGCTGGAAAGAAGAATGATAAGAAATACTTGTTATTGGAGGAGCTGCTGACTAAAGAGCTCTTAGCATTAGACTCTGTTGACCCTGAAGGTCGTGTAGATGTACGGCAGGCAAGACGGGATGGAGTCCGTCGTGTCCAGAACATACTGGAAGAACTGGAGCAACTGGACGTGCAGCCTGCCAGGCCTGCTAGCCAGACTACAATTGAGGGAGACAACCTTAAAGGAGAGCCCAGCATGATCACAAAAGAGAATAATGAGCTTTCAAAGGAGATATCATAA